The following are encoded together in the Oceanobacillus zhaokaii genome:
- a CDS encoding YtoQ family protein, with protein sequence MKLVIYLAGQIHDNWRGELMQQAQERNYSFEFVAPQTDHDRSDDIGEVILGKQPSNLYRDDAASAVNNLRTQVLMAKSDVVVAVFGEKYRQWNTAMDVSTALTLNKPVIIVRPEKLIHPLKELSNKANVTVENIEQALEVLGYIFE encoded by the coding sequence ATGAAATTAGTTATTTATTTAGCAGGGCAAATTCATGATAACTGGAGAGGGGAGTTAATGCAGCAAGCACAAGAAAGGAACTATTCTTTTGAATTTGTTGCTCCACAGACTGACCATGACCGTTCAGATGATATCGGTGAAGTAATTTTAGGAAAGCAGCCTAGTAATTTATATAGAGATGATGCCGCATCTGCTGTTAATAATTTGCGAACTCAAGTATTGATGGCAAAGTCAGATGTAGTGGTAGCGGTTTTCGGTGAGAAGTATAGACAGTGGAATACAGCTATGGATGTAAGTACAGCACTAACGCTGAATAAACCAGTAATTATTGTAAGACCAGAAAAATTAATTCACCCACTTAAAGAGCTTTCTAACAAAGCAAATGTTACTGTTGAGAATATAGAACAAGCATTAGAAGTGTTAGGTTATATTTTTGAGTAG
- a CDS encoding ABC transporter permease, whose protein sequence is MKTERFNKIWILLIPFFLLAALFLVIPMVLMITSSFTSETTGAFTFGNYHEIFTNPFYYQAFLNSGMISIFSSIVGLALAIIVSCALTNLPEKIQDKLTVYINVAANFAGVPLAFAFIILIGNSGALRLFFEGMNFPLLEGFNLYSWQGLALTYLYFQIPLGILFIYPSLKKIKKEWKEAAFILGASNWVYWRKIGLPNIMPSIAGTFVIMYANGMGTYETAYALTGSNVNLITIRIAALVSGDIYARPIIGSTLAVVFALIMIVILILSQTMLRRVRRDLA, encoded by the coding sequence TTGAAAACGGAAAGATTTAATAAGATTTGGATATTGCTGATACCGTTTTTCCTGCTCGCTGCACTGTTCTTAGTCATCCCAATGGTCTTAATGATCACGTCGAGTTTTACAAGTGAAACAACTGGAGCCTTTACATTTGGTAATTATCATGAGATTTTCACGAACCCATTTTATTATCAGGCCTTTTTAAATAGTGGAATGATCTCGATTTTCTCTAGTATTGTTGGGCTCGCGTTAGCGATTATTGTTTCTTGCGCTCTAACGAATTTACCCGAGAAAATCCAGGACAAATTAACCGTTTATATCAATGTCGCAGCGAATTTCGCAGGTGTTCCGCTAGCCTTTGCATTTATTATTTTAATTGGAAATTCTGGAGCGTTGCGTCTCTTCTTTGAGGGAATGAATTTCCCATTGTTGGAAGGCTTTAACCTTTATTCCTGGCAGGGTCTTGCATTAACGTACTTGTATTTCCAGATTCCTCTCGGGATATTGTTCATCTATCCTTCGTTAAAAAAGATAAAAAAGGAATGGAAAGAAGCGGCGTTCATTTTAGGAGCCTCGAATTGGGTCTATTGGCGGAAGATTGGTTTACCGAATATCATGCCATCGATTGCAGGAACCTTCGTCATTATGTACGCGAATGGAATGGGAACATATGAAACTGCCTACGCGCTAACAGGAAGTAATGTTAATTTAATCACCATTCGCATCGCAGCCCTTGTTTCTGGAGACATTTATGCACGTCCGATTATTGGCAGCACGTTAGCGGTTGTCTTTGCATTAATTATGATTGTAATTTTAATTCTGTCACAAACAATGCTGCGGAGAGTGAGGAGGGATTTGGCATGA
- a CDS encoding ABC transporter substrate-binding protein, whose translation MKINISKQMTLLITGLISLVLLLAACGSPADEGSTANADDSLETIIEKAKEEGEIASVGMPDTWANWIESWDGIEAEYGIKQTDTDMSSAEELAKFESEGENGTADIGDVGINFGPLAANKGLTLPYKTSYWDEIPDWAKDDEGHWLLSYTGTIAFITDKQNVDEAPTSWEDVANGNYNISVGDVTKATQAQFAVLGAAMANGGSETDIQPGIDYFKQLAEDGRLTSADASLANLEKGEIDVAVVWDFNGLNYRDQIDPDRFEVTIPTDGSVMSGYTTVINKNAPHPNAAKLAREYILSDQGQINLAKGYARPIRDVELPEDVQAKLLPDAAYENVKQVEDHEAWDQTAIELPQLWQQEVLVNVQ comes from the coding sequence ATGAAAATAAATATCAGCAAACAAATGACACTTTTAATCACAGGGTTAATTTCTTTGGTACTTCTTTTAGCAGCATGTGGTTCACCTGCAGACGAAGGCTCTACTGCAAACGCGGATGATTCACTAGAAACGATTATTGAAAAAGCGAAAGAAGAAGGCGAGATTGCTAGTGTTGGGATGCCGGATACTTGGGCAAACTGGATTGAGTCTTGGGACGGGATTGAAGCGGAATATGGAATTAAACAAACGGACACAGACATGTCAAGTGCTGAGGAATTAGCCAAATTTGAATCAGAAGGTGAAAATGGAACAGCAGATATTGGTGATGTGGGAATTAACTTTGGACCACTTGCTGCAAATAAAGGATTAACGTTACCTTACAAAACTTCTTATTGGGATGAGATTCCAGATTGGGCAAAGGATGACGAAGGCCACTGGTTACTAAGCTATACAGGAACAATTGCTTTTATTACGGACAAGCAAAATGTGGACGAGGCCCCTACTTCTTGGGAAGATGTTGCAAATGGAAACTATAATATATCTGTAGGTGATGTGACGAAAGCAACACAGGCACAATTCGCAGTACTTGGTGCAGCTATGGCAAACGGTGGAAGTGAAACAGATATTCAACCAGGAATTGACTACTTTAAGCAACTTGCAGAAGATGGCCGCTTAACTTCAGCTGATGCTAGCTTAGCGAATTTAGAAAAGGGCGAAATTGATGTTGCAGTTGTTTGGGACTTCAATGGATTAAATTATCGTGATCAAATTGATCCTGACCGATTTGAAGTAACAATTCCAACAGATGGTTCAGTGATGAGTGGATATACTACTGTCATTAACAAAAATGCGCCACATCCAAATGCAGCAAAATTAGCTAGAGAATATATTTTATCGGATCAAGGACAAATTAACTTAGCAAAAGGGTATGCACGTCCGATTCGCGATGTGGAGCTTCCTGAAGATGTACAAGCAAAATTACTTCCAGACGCGGCCTATGAAAATGTGAAACAAGTAGAAGACCATGAAGCATGGGATCAAACAGCAATTGAATTACCACAATTATGGCAACAAGAGGTGTTAGTAAATGTCCAATAA
- a CDS encoding acyltransferase family protein encodes MIHEWNVLRVAACLSIVLLHSTTEIILINGNIDNDLFQLFRVLLAYATPTFVLLSIIIIANRYRDKIPANFLITRFKFILLPFVFFAFVYALNGELNYPDYNLTGKLLKNIFIGDFTGWFVLAIFQLYLIFWLIKKRNVSTIWLIPSMFFIGLLFLTFVNNVHIANSDLKAVFRMIFPTWLAYFAVAYLIGKYYNIVINYLIKYRYITILLVLVSIGIIALNFSSGNTSGGSRRLDLLPFVISMTLMILAFGKIMPRVRLIDFMSNYAFGIYLLHRLVQFYIAPYTAKFSSLTVQVGSLFIISLLICILIIKLVSYLPFSAFMIGKIRGRATTNKNQQTDQKRLTA; translated from the coding sequence ATGATTCATGAATGGAATGTACTAAGAGTAGCTGCATGTTTAAGTATAGTGTTATTACACTCTACTACTGAAATTATATTAATCAATGGAAATATAGATAATGATTTGTTTCAATTATTTAGAGTACTTCTCGCTTATGCAACACCAACATTTGTATTACTTTCGATTATCATAATAGCCAATCGGTATAGAGACAAAATTCCGGCAAATTTTTTAATAACCAGATTCAAATTTATATTATTGCCATTTGTATTTTTTGCGTTTGTTTATGCTTTAAATGGCGAATTAAACTACCCTGATTATAATTTAACAGGAAAATTATTGAAGAACATTTTCATAGGAGACTTTACAGGATGGTTTGTGCTAGCTATTTTTCAATTATATTTGATCTTTTGGTTAATCAAAAAGAGAAATGTATCAACTATCTGGCTAATTCCTTCCATGTTTTTCATAGGTTTGTTGTTTTTGACATTTGTTAATAATGTGCATATTGCTAATTCTGATTTAAAAGCGGTATTTAGGATGATATTTCCAACATGGTTAGCTTATTTTGCAGTCGCTTATTTAATAGGAAAATACTACAATATAGTCATCAATTATTTAATTAAGTACCGTTATATTACTATATTATTAGTATTAGTTTCTATTGGCATAATTGCATTAAATTTCAGTAGTGGCAACACATCGGGTGGTTCAAGAAGATTAGATTTACTACCTTTCGTCATATCTATGACTTTAATGATATTGGCGTTTGGGAAAATAATGCCCAGGGTTAGACTCATAGATTTCATGAGTAATTATGCGTTTGGTATTTATTTATTACATCGCTTAGTACAGTTTTATATTGCGCCATATACAGCAAAATTTAGTTCATTAACTGTTCAAGTTGGATCTCTTTTTATCATTAGTCTACTAATATGCATTTTAATTATTAAATTAGTTTCATACCTACCTTTTAGCGCCTTTATGATAGGGAAGATAAGAGGTAGAGCAACAACAAATAAGAATCAACAGACTGATCAAAAAAGGCTTACAGCATAA
- a CDS encoding ABC transporter permease, whose product MKRKLPKILLNIHVFLVLVFLLAPIVVIAASSFTQSDFIAFPPEGLSLKWYADILNHPEFIESFYLSVRVALGTALVATIIGTLASLAVVRYEFRGKEAIIQLTSSPLMMPTVVLGIALLQYYAWIGLAPSTTALIFGHIILAVPYVMRLVVASLAGFDRTIEKAAMNLGASPLRVFFQVTLPTIKSGIIAGGVFAFITSFDDLTVALFIVSTDVVTLPVRIFTYMEWQYDPLITSVSTMIIMITVVLMLIIEKILGVGKMLDPKKD is encoded by the coding sequence ATGAAACGTAAACTTCCAAAAATATTATTAAACATTCATGTATTTCTTGTTTTAGTATTTTTACTTGCACCAATTGTTGTTATTGCTGCCTCCTCATTTACACAGAGTGATTTTATAGCATTCCCACCTGAAGGATTATCACTTAAATGGTATGCAGACATACTGAACCACCCTGAATTTATAGAATCGTTTTATCTAAGTGTAAGAGTTGCCTTAGGAACTGCTTTGGTTGCTACTATAATTGGTACATTAGCTTCTCTTGCAGTAGTACGTTATGAATTTAGGGGAAAAGAAGCAATTATTCAATTAACAAGTTCACCACTAATGATGCCGACAGTAGTATTGGGTATAGCATTGCTTCAATATTATGCATGGATTGGATTAGCTCCAAGTACAACAGCTTTAATTTTTGGACATATTATTCTGGCTGTTCCATATGTTATGAGACTTGTTGTAGCAAGTTTAGCAGGTTTTGATAGAACAATTGAAAAGGCTGCAATGAATTTAGGGGCTAGTCCATTAAGGGTTTTCTTTCAGGTTACTCTCCCGACAATTAAGTCAGGGATAATTGCTGGAGGTGTTTTCGCTTTTATAACCTCCTTTGATGATCTTACCGTAGCGCTATTCATAGTGAGTACAGATGTCGTGACACTTCCTGTGCGAATTTTCACTTATATGGAATGGCAGTATGATCCGTTGATTACTTCCGTTTCCACTATGATTATTATGATAACTGTTGTATTGATGTTGATTATTGAAAAGATTCTTGGCGTTGGGAAAATGCTTGACCCCAAAAAAGATTGA
- a CDS encoding NAD(P)/FAD-dependent oxidoreductase: MKVIVIGTGIVGASAAYHLAKNNIEVIMVDRPEEGKATSAGAGIVSPWAKNESAEWYRLAKRGAAFYPHLISALKEEGENEVGYKKVGALHVSNDPEQLDEIERNLNIKKKDAPEIGDIQRLNHKQTRQLFPLLKDDLESVFVSGGARVDGAKMREALKRAAKNNGAKLIEGEAKLIHENNRVSGITVQGETIYADKVLITAGTGAPELLKPLNIDLKIEPQRGQIAHIKLPEMDTSEWPIIVPQSSHYLLAFDDSRVVAGATRETGSGFDYRLTAGGVNEVLTEALKVAPGLNEGTLEEVRIGFRPMGPDTIPVLGSVDMLEGVVLANGLGASGLTMGPYVGSLAAAIISEEHIDLDLSPYKPERAIHIKENI; the protein is encoded by the coding sequence ATGAAGGTAATTGTAATAGGAACTGGAATTGTAGGTGCTAGTGCTGCATATCACCTAGCCAAAAATAATATAGAGGTAATTATGGTTGATAGACCAGAAGAGGGTAAAGCTACTTCTGCAGGCGCAGGTATTGTAAGTCCTTGGGCAAAGAATGAAAGTGCTGAATGGTATAGACTTGCTAAAAGAGGTGCAGCGTTCTATCCTCATTTAATTTCAGCACTAAAGGAAGAAGGAGAAAATGAGGTAGGTTATAAAAAAGTAGGTGCATTACATGTATCAAATGATCCTGAGCAATTGGATGAAATCGAAAGAAACTTGAATATTAAAAAGAAAGATGCACCTGAAATAGGAGATATTCAACGTTTAAACCATAAACAGACAAGGCAATTATTCCCGCTTCTCAAGGACGATTTAGAATCTGTTTTTGTTTCTGGAGGAGCTAGAGTAGATGGAGCCAAAATGCGAGAAGCTCTTAAACGGGCTGCTAAAAATAATGGAGCAAAACTTATCGAGGGGGAAGCAAAACTTATTCATGAGAATAATAGAGTAAGTGGTATCACTGTTCAAGGTGAAACGATATATGCCGATAAAGTTTTGATTACAGCAGGAACAGGGGCTCCAGAATTATTGAAACCACTTAATATCGATTTAAAGATAGAACCTCAGCGTGGGCAAATTGCTCATATAAAATTACCGGAAATGGATACTTCAGAGTGGCCAATTATTGTACCGCAATCTAGTCATTATTTACTGGCATTTGATGACTCCAGAGTAGTAGCAGGAGCTACGAGAGAAACTGGTTCGGGTTTTGATTATCGATTGACTGCGGGCGGAGTAAATGAAGTACTTACAGAAGCTTTAAAAGTTGCACCTGGATTAAATGAAGGGACTTTAGAGGAAGTCCGTATAGGATTTCGTCCAATGGGACCAGATACTATACCGGTCCTTGGTTCAGTTGATATGCTTGAAGGTGTTGTGCTTGCTAATGGTTTAGGTGCTTCTGGACTAACTATGGGACCCTATGTAGGGAGTTTGGCAGCAGCAATTATTAGTGAAGAACACATTGATTTAGATCTATCTCCGTATAAACCAGAGCGTGCGATTCACATAAAGGAAAATATCTGA
- a CDS encoding pyridoxal-phosphate-dependent aminotransferase family protein: MLKKELLLVPGPTPVVDSIYEAMSQQTMNHTDPRFASIYKKAIEQTKKMFQTDGEVIVISGSGTLAMEMALVNTVAAGERVLVVSHGYFGDRFLNLGKAFDVEIDVIQAEWGERVSIKKVEDKLKENKYKAVTITHADTSTGVSADLDQLVPVIKRHGALVILDGVCATSAMEENMNKTYGEHGYRIDVVLTGSQKAIGVPPGLAIIAFNQSALSVRNDMEKVPAYYADIHNWIPIMNDPKNYFATPAVNLIYAYNHAMELVLNEGMENRYNRHRKYSKAIRAAISVYGMKALADEEEAATTLTCFLYPESIDDVVFRSELANKGVIVAGGLAHLKGASFRIGHMGNATKEDLEIAVKLIGETLIQIGQEADIVKAVKYFNEAFVSEAVR; the protein is encoded by the coding sequence ATGCTAAAAAAAGAATTGTTACTTGTTCCTGGACCAACGCCTGTGGTTGATTCTATTTACGAAGCAATGAGTCAACAAACAATGAATCATACAGATCCCAGATTTGCTTCCATTTATAAAAAGGCTATAGAACAAACTAAGAAAATGTTCCAAACCGATGGAGAAGTTATAGTGATTTCTGGATCAGGAACACTTGCTATGGAAATGGCGCTAGTGAATACTGTAGCAGCCGGTGAAAGAGTATTGGTAGTTAGCCATGGATACTTTGGTGATCGTTTTTTAAATCTTGGTAAAGCATTTGATGTTGAAATAGACGTGATTCAAGCTGAATGGGGAGAAAGAGTTTCTATAAAAAAAGTAGAAGATAAATTAAAAGAAAATAAGTACAAAGCAGTAACCATTACTCACGCTGATACATCTACAGGAGTTTCAGCAGATTTAGATCAACTTGTTCCAGTTATTAAAAGACATGGTGCATTAGTTATCCTTGATGGTGTATGTGCTACTTCTGCTATGGAAGAAAATATGAATAAAACATATGGTGAGCATGGATATAGGATAGATGTCGTGTTAACAGGATCACAAAAAGCAATTGGTGTTCCACCCGGACTGGCAATCATTGCATTTAATCAAAGTGCTTTATCAGTTAGGAATGACATGGAGAAGGTACCGGCATATTATGCTGATATTCATAATTGGATACCTATAATGAATGATCCGAAAAATTACTTTGCCACACCAGCAGTCAATTTAATTTACGCCTACAATCATGCGATGGAACTTGTATTAAATGAAGGAATGGAAAATCGTTATAATCGCCATAGAAAGTATTCCAAAGCTATAAGAGCAGCTATTTCTGTATATGGAATGAAGGCATTAGCAGATGAGGAGGAAGCTGCAACAACTCTAACCTGTTTTCTTTATCCCGAGAGTATCGATGACGTAGTATTTCGTTCCGAACTTGCAAATAAAGGAGTAATTGTTGCTGGAGGATTGGCTCACCTAAAGGGAGCTTCTTTTCGAATTGGACATATGGGTAATGCAACAAAAGAAGATCTTGAAATTGCTGTGAAACTAATAGGAGAAACATTAATTCAAATAGGGCAAGAGGCAGATATAGTAAAAGCAGTAAAATATTTTAATGAAGCGTTTGTTAGTGAGGCAGTAAGGTAG
- a CDS encoding ArsR/SmtB family transcription factor, protein MLRNKMSKIENVLNALADQTRLQLLNLIASRGHATATTLATIVPVSRQAVVKHLTVLKGAGLVASDRVGREVQYTVCPNQLSETAEWMTKLAADWDSRLEWIKCVAEDADESDLT, encoded by the coding sequence GTGCTGAGGAATAAAATGAGTAAAATCGAAAATGTTTTGAATGCATTGGCAGACCAAACTCGCCTTCAGTTGCTTAACCTCATTGCATCAAGAGGACATGCCACCGCCACAACATTAGCTACTATAGTACCTGTGTCCCGACAAGCAGTTGTCAAACACCTTACCGTCCTCAAAGGAGCAGGGCTAGTTGCTTCCGACCGTGTTGGGCGGGAAGTACAATATACAGTCTGTCCAAATCAACTATCCGAAACAGCAGAGTGGATGACAAAATTGGCAGCGGATTGGGACAGCCGATTAGAGTGGATTAAATGCGTAGCAGAGGATGCGGATGAATCAGATTTGACGTGA
- a CDS encoding SRPBCC domain-containing protein, translated as MDNDRIEREIIIDASIQTVWELVSQPAWWVGDKPGPDSVDLDGKRVVAKTRFGKFPVLIKQMDRPNYLACRWASSFPGEEPQEGNSTLVEFTLIEKDGGTLLRVVESGFSSIAVPEKEQHKFFNENVKGWEQQLEVLRKRAEE; from the coding sequence ATGGATAATGATCGGATAGAACGAGAAATTATTATTGATGCTTCGATTCAAACCGTGTGGGAGTTGGTTAGCCAACCGGCATGGTGGGTGGGCGATAAGCCTGGTCCTGACAGTGTAGATCTAGACGGGAAAAGAGTAGTAGCGAAAACAAGGTTCGGTAAATTTCCAGTATTGATTAAACAAATGGATCGACCGAACTACCTCGCATGTCGATGGGCCAGTTCATTCCCAGGAGAGGAACCACAAGAAGGAAACTCTACACTTGTTGAGTTTACGTTAATTGAGAAGGATGGGGGAACTTTGCTTCGTGTAGTGGAAAGTGGATTTTCTAGCATTGCCGTACCAGAGAAGGAGCAACATAAGTTCTTTAATGAGAATGTCAAAGGATGGGAGCAACAACTGGAAGTATTGCGGAAGCGTGCTGAGGAATAA
- a CDS encoding acetate uptake transporter, which produces MNNQNHTSVKILTADPSALGLFGLAMVTLVASSQKLGWTEGTALILPWAFFLGGLAQIIAGLLDSKHNNVFGATAFSAYGLFWLGVGTTWMIQMGAFGETLLANADSKQLGVAFVGYLIFSLFMTVGAMETHKVLFFIFVFIDLLFIGLSLSSFNIMYEISHMLAAISELLIALLSFYGAAASLLNTHFGKVVLPVGKPFGIFK; this is translated from the coding sequence ATGAACAATCAGAATCATACTTCAGTAAAAATATTGACAGCTGATCCATCTGCCCTCGGACTATTTGGTTTAGCAATGGTTACACTTGTAGCCTCATCACAAAAATTAGGTTGGACAGAAGGTACGGCTTTAATATTGCCGTGGGCTTTCTTTTTAGGTGGTCTTGCACAAATAATTGCAGGCCTGTTAGATTCCAAGCATAATAATGTATTTGGTGCAACAGCATTTAGTGCATACGGACTGTTTTGGCTCGGTGTTGGTACAACGTGGATGATACAAATGGGTGCTTTTGGTGAGACCTTACTTGCGAACGCAGATTCCAAACAGCTTGGTGTAGCATTCGTCGGCTACTTAATTTTCAGCTTATTTATGACGGTCGGTGCAATGGAAACACACAAAGTACTATTTTTCATTTTCGTGTTCATTGATTTATTATTTATCGGATTGTCCTTAAGTTCATTTAATATTATGTATGAAATTTCACATATGCTTGCAGCAATATCTGAATTACTAATTGCTCTACTTTCATTTTACGGTGCAGCTGCTTCCCTATTAAACACACATTTTGGGAAAGTGGTCTTACCAGTAGGAAAGCCATTTGGCATATTTAAGTAA
- a CDS encoding ArsR/SmtB family transcription factor, which produces MNWNKDAIFKALSDSNRRLILDELAERKELTLYELNARLIMKHDLSISRQAIAKHLSVLEDAELVKSKRKGKYRVLMFNNEPLKNLLKGWVE; this is translated from the coding sequence ATGAATTGGAACAAAGACGCTATATTTAAAGCACTCAGCGACTCGAATCGACGGCTCATATTAGACGAACTAGCCGAACGGAAAGAGCTAACACTGTATGAACTAAACGCACGTCTCATTATGAAGCACGACCTTAGCATTTCGAGGCAGGCGATAGCTAAGCATCTTTCTGTATTGGAAGATGCAGAGCTCGTAAAATCAAAACGAAAGGGGAAATATCGGGTACTAATGTTCAATAACGAACCACTCAAAAACCTGCTAAAAGGGTGGGTAGAGTAA
- a CDS encoding ABC transporter permease yields the protein MGSEIKGNKSNKKNIKPRNKRSKKKFEHWLLLIPTLIVFVFFFIIPLIFLGVSSFRTFDSVDGIGDTWTLSNYTRFLTDPYYLGVLWTTIKIGILTTVICLIISYPVAYVISQLTGNTRNYLTLIMISPLLISMVIRAYGWRIILNNNGVINNFLMEIGLIDAPLKLLYTEFSVIVGMVHVLFPYMVLSIIGSLERIDPSVTRAANSLGANQFRTFFNVTLPLSLPGIFAGSILVFSLTTSSFVTPAILGGSQVKVMAYLTYEHVQVLLNWPFGGAIGFILIIIISITLLLYSRALTKLNKGVTIQ from the coding sequence GTGGGTTCAGAAATTAAGGGAAATAAAAGTAACAAGAAAAACATTAAACCTAGGAATAAAAGGAGCAAAAAAAAGTTTGAGCATTGGTTATTGCTCATTCCTACATTAATTGTTTTTGTGTTTTTCTTTATCATACCTCTTATATTCTTGGGAGTATCCAGTTTTCGTACATTTGATTCAGTGGATGGTATTGGCGATACGTGGACCTTAAGTAACTATACCCGATTTTTAACAGATCCTTATTATTTAGGTGTTTTGTGGACAACAATTAAAATTGGAATTCTAACTACAGTAATATGTTTAATTATTTCATATCCGGTTGCTTATGTCATATCACAATTAACTGGAAACACGCGAAACTATCTAACATTAATTATGATTTCACCTTTATTAATTAGTATGGTTATTCGAGCATATGGTTGGAGAATTATATTGAATAATAATGGGGTGATTAACAACTTTCTTATGGAGATAGGATTAATTGATGCACCTTTAAAATTATTATATACGGAGTTTAGTGTAATTGTTGGTATGGTTCATGTTCTGTTTCCATACATGGTTCTAAGCATTATAGGGTCTTTAGAACGCATTGATCCATCTGTTACTCGAGCGGCTAATAGTTTAGGAGCAAATCAATTCCGTACCTTTTTCAATGTAACTTTACCACTAAGTCTTCCGGGGATATTTGCTGGTTCAATCTTGGTTTTTAGTTTAACAACGAGCTCTTTTGTTACTCCAGCAATATTAGGGGGGTCTCAAGTAAAGGTAATGGCTTATTTGACTTATGAACATGTTCAAGTACTTTTAAATTGGCCTTTCGGTGGAGCTATTGGGTTTATTTTAATAATAATCATCAGTATTACATTATTGTTATACAGTCGAGCTTTAACCAAATTAAATAAAGGAGTCACAATACAATGA
- a CDS encoding VOC family protein codes for MKIIVTSLFVQDQDKALKFYTETLGFVKKHDVPTGEFRWITLVSPEDQEGTELLLEPNNHPAAKEYQEKLIAEGIPATMFGVADVHKEHERLKKHGVKFTMEPTKMGELTLAVFDDTCGNLIQIAQQ; via the coding sequence ATGAAAATCATCGTTACCAGTTTATTCGTTCAAGATCAAGACAAGGCATTGAAATTCTATACAGAAACCTTGGGCTTTGTAAAAAAGCATGACGTTCCCACAGGAGAATTTAGGTGGATAACACTTGTTTCACCTGAGGACCAAGAAGGCACCGAGCTTTTGCTCGAACCGAATAACCATCCAGCTGCCAAAGAGTATCAAGAGAAGTTAATTGCAGAGGGCATCCCGGCAACAATGTTTGGAGTTGCAGATGTTCACAAAGAGCATGAAAGATTAAAGAAACACGGCGTGAAGTTTACTATGGAGCCGACAAAAATGGGCGAACTTACACTTGCTGTTTTTGACGATACATGCGGCAATCTAATTCAGATTGCGCAACAGTAA
- a CDS encoding alkaline phosphatase family protein: protein MSNKKLIMITLDGCRYDIAIQQLGFLNHFVEKKLASRHKVISETPSNSRPLYEVLLTGVPTHENGIYTNYNVQMSKEQSIFSLTKDAGKTTAAAAYNWVSELYNRAPFSMFEDRIQHDEAKAIQHGIFYSDDAYPDSHLFADAHALITSTNPDFMYVHSMNIDDIGHKHTGNSIEYRSAVTRVDTILGIYVPRWLEMGYQVIVTSDHGMDDFGNHGGTLPEHREVPLFIFSDQLEPRIGTKPLEQLQLAPLVCHLLGIEKGKKMQEIDWQTLNEGMITLENGKI from the coding sequence ATGTCCAATAAAAAACTTATTATGATTACGTTGGATGGCTGTCGATACGACATTGCCATCCAGCAATTAGGCTTCTTAAATCATTTTGTTGAAAAGAAATTGGCTAGTCGCCATAAAGTCATTTCGGAAACACCAAGTAATTCACGACCTTTATATGAAGTATTGTTAACAGGAGTTCCTACACATGAAAATGGGATTTACACGAATTACAATGTACAGATGTCGAAAGAGCAAAGTATTTTTTCACTGACGAAGGATGCAGGGAAGACGACTGCAGCAGCTGCTTATAATTGGGTAAGTGAATTGTATAATCGTGCGCCATTCTCTATGTTTGAGGATCGAATCCAGCATGACGAAGCAAAAGCAATTCAGCACGGGATTTTCTATTCGGATGATGCGTACCCAGATTCCCATCTTTTTGCGGATGCACATGCTTTAATCACGTCAACGAATCCTGATTTCATGTATGTTCATTCCATGAATATTGATGATATTGGGCATAAGCATACAGGGAATTCAATCGAATATCGCAGTGCTGTTACCCGAGTGGATACGATTTTAGGTATTTACGTACCACGTTGGTTAGAGATGGGATATCAAGTGATTGTGACTTCAGACCATGGCATGGACGACTTTGGAAATCACGGTGGGACACTTCCTGAGCATCGAGAAGTTCCATTATTTATTTTTTCTGACCAACTCGAGCCAAGAATTGGTACAAAACCGCTAGAGCAATTGCAGCTAGCTCCGCTTGTCTGTCATTTGCTTGGTATTGAGAAAGGAAAGAAAATGCAAGAAATAGATTGGCAGACTTTAAATGAAGGGATGATTACGCTTGAAAACGGAAAGATTTAA